The following proteins are encoded in a genomic region of Bombus pyrosoma isolate SC7728 linkage group LG1, ASM1482585v1, whole genome shotgun sequence:
- the LOC122571319 gene encoding alpha-protein kinase 1-like: MGEPKPASSPQPNGGVKQKPTSLNLAPGPGFYRNVNGRASLNDRHLQHVTAVVGGERAARVNKSASPSPAGAVNNSESAGNSAIATTTVQLPALPTVPPLSALSSAWSLSAELENLLEPPPPPAPTHSATTPRTNTVVNDHQQQQQQQQQQQQQQQQQQQQQQQQQRNNVQSSPINQLPSRSPSHNGHGFPLYTPPAPIPASGANKIRSTPNGLPQPTAPRRPHSITTPPYHHVSSNVHHSLGQLGGRANATSALSSPATATTVSTGTPGSTTPSSWSSSVGAPSPSSAAVVSGMVQRRAHSVAGTPVSVSTNGGNNNGGINGVNGQQEPRSNGAPSVNGTVGPTTRSVIPPQSLWNGQLQQPVPRRPHSIASTPVTASAGMPAAAPATSASSVPSSARTTGESIQWGSSGMVLHQPIPRRAYASTLPHPQPPTPTSQGPALSILTNPGNSNTWTPGAALRSRPHSIATTPQTAPMPPASPSDSGYRSLPSAASDYQILKSPSRSQQQTQQGQQQQQNQTATRRLSLPSAQSLLRASAPRPSPTFHGLPFRPFNCGVSPNGNPIFLGCTHLHNSSSGGTGSTGTRSSTPATSPATPLTTSQAIQQLLAQPRNGFKIVDDKVSLFIEILDTQERFAKISRCIR; encoded by the exons ATGGGCGAACCGAAACCCGCTTCGTCTCCGCAGCCCAACGGCGGGGTGAAACAGAAGCCGACCAGCCTGAATCTAGCGCCGGGTCCCGGTTTCTATCGCAATGTCAACGGACGTGCGAGCCTGAATGATCGTCATCTACAGCACGTCACCGCTGTCGTCGGCGGTGAACGCGCCGCACGCGTCAACAAGTCAGCTTCGCCAAGTCCTGCCGGCGCAGTCAACAATTCCGAGTCCGCTGGCAATTCAGCAATCGCCACTACCACCGTCCAACTACCAGCTCTACCAACAGTACCACCATTATCAGCATTATCTTCAGCGTGGTCGTTGTCTGCAgaacttgaaaatttgctGGAACCCCCGCCCCCACCGGCCCCAACACATTCTGCGACCACGCCTCGAACAAACACCGTCGTCAACGACCAccaacaacagcagcaacagcagcagcagcaacaacaacaacaacagcagcagcaacagcagcagcaacaacaacagcgCAACAACGTACAATCGTCCCCGATCAACCAGTTGCCCTCCCGTAGCCCGAGTCACAATGGTCACGGATTCCCATTGTACACCCCACCAGCTCCGATACCAGCATCCGGCGCAAATAAAATTCGCTCTACTCCCAACGGTCTACCCCAACCAACAGCACCGAGGCGTCCTCATAGTATTACCACTCCACCATACCACCATGTCTCCTCAAATGTCCACCACTCCCTTGGTCAACTCGGTGGTAGAGCAAACGCAACGTCAGCACTATCATCaccagcaacagcaacaaccgTATCAACAGGCACACCAGGATCAACAACACCGTCATCGTGGAGCAGCAGCGTTGGCGCACCAAGCCCAAGTTCAGCCGCCGTTGTATCAGGGATGGTACAACGGCGCGCCCATTCGGTCGCCGGTACTCCAGTATCTGTATCCACCAACGGCGGTAACAACAATGGCGGCATCAATGGTGTCAACGGGCAACAGGAGCCACGGAGCAACGGTGCACCATCCGTCAACGGTACAGTGGGACCCACGACTCGCAGCGTTATACCACCCCAATCTTTATGGAACGGGCAACTTCAACAACCCGTACCTAGGCGGCCTCACAGCATCGCCTCGACACCCGTTACAGCTTCAGCAGGCATGCCTGCAGCAGCTCCAGCAACATCAGCAAGCAGCGTACCATCGTCCGCTCGTACAACAGGCGAATCTATACAGTGGGGTTCCTCTGGAATGGTGTTGCACCAACCCATACCTCGTAGGGCGTACGCTTCGACCCTGCCACATCCCCAGCCACCCACGCCCACGTCACAAGGGCCCGCTCTGAGTATTCTAACGAATCCCGGTAACTCGAACACGTGGACACCTGGCGCCGCGTTACGATCCAGGCCTCATAGCATAGCCACCACGCCGCAGACCGCTCCGATGCCGCCGGCCTCTCCCTCCGATTCTGGTTATCGATCTTTGCCATCTGCCGCCAGCGATTATCAGATTCTCAAGTCCCCTTCGAGATCTCAACAGCAGACGCAGCAGggacaacaacagcaacagaaTCAGACTGCCACGCGACGTCTGTCCTTGCCGTCTGCGCAATCTCTTCTCCGTGCTTCCGCGCCCAGACCCAGCCCGACGTTTCACGGCCTGCCGTTTCGCCCGTTTAATTGCGGCGTCTCGCCTAATGGCAATCCGATCTTCCTCGGGTGCACTCATCTGCACAACAGCAGCTCCGGTGGCACAGGCAGCACCGGAACCAGAAGCTCCACGCCGGCCACCAGCCCGGCCACGCCGCTCACCACCTCGCAGGCGATACAACAGTTGCTGGCACAGCCACGGAACGGATTCAAGATAGTCGACGATAAGGTGTCGCTCTTCATCGAAATCCTCGATACGCAGGAGAGGTTCGCCAAG ATATCTCGCTGTATTCGTTGA